ACATGGTAACATATATAGGTATAAAAAACTAACCCTAAGGCTAATCTCTATCAGTTTTGACCGGTAGACAACAATAAGTTTTTTCTCCCGTCTTTCCCTCTCCCACATAACGAGGacaagaaaaatagaattaaaggGTACAGAGGTGAAATCGAACGTGAACCAATGCTACAATCGAACACAAATCGATCATTAATCGGATAACGAAAACTAAATAGAAACCAATAAAACTGCACCACatataaaacataaaacaattaTGATTTTTGATAGATTCTTATCCAATGCGGTATTGATTTCTATGTTGCAAAATGTGCACTGAGCTGGAAGCGGACCGTTAAACTAAAACCACACCGTTTGACATCCTTACATGTGCCAAATCATCAAAACATGCCCATTCAATTCATTGTACGTGCCATCATACCTCATGTATAATTTGTCATGCTCATCATGCACTCACATGCATCACAtacatatatcatgcattccatCTTTTCCATAATCACGACCATGCATCCACATCATAATGCATGCATGAACACATCACCATCATGCTCCTAACATGCTATAAACATACAAAATCATGTTGAACATATTAGTATGAGCCTGCCATCACTGCTGCATGCCACACACACATGTCATGACATACCAACTGACATATTAACCATATCAATAGTTGTACATACATATTGTACTCCTCATCTGCCATGTTCAATTGATCCAAAGTCCTGTCATTATGTCACACCCTTCAAAAAGAAAACAGTTTAAGTTGAAGCGGGTATCCGATATGCCTCTAAAACATTTTCAGTTCTACCCAAGATTTGCTTAATTTGTTTCGTTTAAAAAACACACTACTAGTTGATAATATAATGGAAAAGGTTGGGCATGCAAGCACCTTACGTGTAGGGAGTcattttaaagggaaaaaaagagagatagacatgtAGGGTGCTAGCATGTGGTATACTactagcatacccatccctctccctaatATAACATTATCAAAATTAGACCTGGAACGAGAGACAGCCATACAAAGACATTTATTAAAGTAGGCAATACTCGGTGATAATAGATAACATTGGAGAGACTGCCAATGAGCTGTACGTGACAAATGATCTCAAGCCTTTGCATGCTTCCCTTCTTCAGTTGATCTTTTTGTACTACTACAAAAATATTGTcacaaggagaagaaagaaatccGTTGGTTATGGCCAAATGTTTTTTGTATTGGggcacaggctgcacccagacacatggaagtGGATGAAATGGCCACCCTACCCCCCTAAATTACAGGTCCATATGTCTGAACGTAAGCTACGCtacggcatagagaacatctgCCCAATTATTTACTAagttagttagttagttttGGGATAGTCACTACTTGTGATATATAATTAATCAAATCAATAACAAGATCAAGATGtggctagctagctagctagctcaTCCCTTTGATATATATACGGATCCAACTACCTAGTTGTATCCACTTACATGGAACGCACTCCAAATTTCCTCAAACTCTCATTGGGCCGGGAAGCAGCCAAGCAGGTTTGGTGGAATATGCATGTTGGGTTAGGGTTGTGGATCGCACGTAGTACCACGCGGCAttcattataaattataaaattaatgCTGTCCCATCTTCTATTGTGTGTGTATCTCTGGATGTTTTACAGGATCCTAATAGAAATTTATATTTGTATCTTCGAGCGCATATATAGCCATACAGGCTACAGCTGACCGAGCGACGGGAAGACTCTTTCTTGCCGTCCTACGCACAGAGACAGGAGGgcaggaagagaaaagaaaacgaTGTCGATGTGTTCAGGTACAGGTTCGTGGAAAGCCTACGGGAAGATAGATGAAGCTGAACAAGAGAGACTGGAAGCTCGTCGGAAATTTAGAAAGAGAATTGTCATCATAAGCTTGTCGTCAATCGTTCTTGTCGCCGTCATCGTTGGGGTTGGGATCGGAATTGCTTCTCGTGCGCGTGCCTCATCCTCTGGTAACTCAGGCAGCAGTGGTGGAGCTGCTCAATCAATTTCGGATTCCATCAAGGCGGCATGTAAAGTGACCTTATACCCGGATTCTTGTTACACCAGCCTCTATGCCATGGTAACCAATTCCAGTCACTTCGACGGCCAAAATCTGGCCAAGTTATCCATTCAAGTCGCCTTGACCGAACTATCCAAAGTGTCGGACCAAGTATCGCAGCTCCAATCCCAAGGCACACTTGACCAGATTTCCGCAGCGGCTCTTGAGAACTGTATCGAACTTGTGGATCTGGCCATCCATCACCTCAATGACACATTGTACAGCTCCAATTGGGATAAACTCACGATGCTTAAAGCGGTAGATGATCTGAGGACATGGTTGAGTGCAGCTGGGACGTCCCAACAGACTTGCCTTGACGGCTTGGAGAATTCATCGCAGGAATTGCAGGCCACCGTGGCACGCTATACCGTAAACTCCACTGAATTCATCAGCAATAGCCTCGCCCTTGTTACCGCAATATCCAACATCGCCACCTCCATCAATCTGCGACGACGTCGTTTGATGAGTAGTGATCGTGATGAGCTCCCAATGCCGATGTGGCTCACTTCCAAGGATCGAAAGCTACTCCAAAGTAATAGCAGCACGGCAGCTAATGTGGTATTGGTTGTGGCTAAAGATGGTTCCGGTAACTACACCACAATTGGCGCGGCACTTAAGGCGGCGCCGGAGCAGAGCAGCAATAGGATTTTAATACATGTGAAGAAGGGTGTCTACACCGAGAAAGTTATTGTCGACAAGTCCAAATGGAATGTAATGATGGTCGGTGATGGCATGAACGTTACCGTCGTTTCCGGTAGCCTCAATGTTGTCGACGGCACCCCCACATTCTCAAGTGCTACAATTGGTaagtttttcctttctttggttttttcttttttttttcctctttcaatTCCACtgattttattttagggttgaaagaagaaaacaagtcTGATCTCAGTCCAAAAAGTGTTATGGTGATTCTT
The sequence above is a segment of the Telopea speciosissima isolate NSW1024214 ecotype Mountain lineage chromosome 7, Tspe_v1, whole genome shotgun sequence genome. Coding sequences within it:
- the LOC122668793 gene encoding probable pectinesterase/pectinesterase inhibitor 46, whose protein sequence is MSMCSGTGSWKAYGKIDEAEQERLEARRKFRKRIVIISLSSIVLVAVIVGVGIGIASRARASSSGNSGSSGGAAQSISDSIKAACKVTLYPDSCYTSLYAMVTNSSHFDGQNLAKLSIQVALTELSKVSDQVSQLQSQGTLDQISAAALENCIELVDLAIHHLNDTLYSSNWDKLTMLKAVDDLRTWLSAAGTSQQTCLDGLENSSQELQATVARYTVNSTEFISNSLALVTAISNIATSINLRRRRLMSSDRDELPMPMWLTSKDRKLLQSNSSTAANVVLVVAKDGSGNYTTIGAALKAAPEQSSNRILIHVKKGVYTEKVIVDKSKWNVMMVGDGMNVTVVSGSLNVVDGTPTFSSATIAVFGKGFIARDIGFRNTAGAIKQQAVALLSAADESVFYRCRIDAFQDTLYAHSLRQFYRECDIYGTVDFIFGNAAVVFQNCNIWARVPLTGQQNTITAQGKSDPNQNTGISIHNCTISPAGNLASVNSYLGRPWKNYSTTVYMRSTMGSFINPAGWLSWMGNSPPNTIFYAEFRNSGPGSSTKNRVKWKGLRKLTLPQARQFTVGSLIQGNDWLPQVSVTYQSGM